The Microbacter sp. GSS18 genome has a segment encoding these proteins:
- a CDS encoding GNAT family N-acetyltransferase produces MDPLDTVPWPLRTERLLIRRATAADVADTWVWRPLPEVGEWITRAPEDYETYRAQFTDPERLAMMLVVELDDDADDAHRGLLIGDVMLRVEDGWAQAEVRADALAVQAELAWTLDPAHHGRGYGTEAVRAVIEVCFGPLGLRRVHAGCFAANEPSWRMMERLGMRREEYSRATGLHRSGVWLDGMDYGLLAEEWQGVGDTRH; encoded by the coding sequence GTGGATCCCCTCGACACCGTCCCGTGGCCGCTGCGCACCGAGCGCCTGCTGATCCGCCGAGCGACCGCAGCCGATGTCGCAGACACGTGGGTCTGGCGGCCGCTTCCCGAGGTGGGCGAGTGGATCACGCGTGCGCCCGAGGACTATGAGACGTATCGGGCGCAGTTCACGGATCCGGAACGGCTGGCGATGATGCTCGTCGTCGAGCTCGATGACGATGCCGACGATGCCCACCGCGGCCTGCTGATCGGCGACGTGATGCTGCGCGTCGAGGACGGGTGGGCGCAGGCCGAAGTGCGGGCCGATGCGCTCGCCGTCCAGGCCGAACTGGCCTGGACGCTCGACCCTGCGCATCACGGGCGCGGGTACGGGACCGAGGCGGTGCGCGCGGTGATCGAGGTGTGCTTCGGGCCGCTCGGCCTGCGCCGTGTGCATGCCGGATGCTTCGCCGCCAACGAGCCCTCGTGGCGGATGATGGAGCGCCTGGGCATGCGCCGCGAGGAGTACAGCCGGGCTACGGGCCTGCACCGATCGGGCGTGTGGCTCGACGGGATGGACTACGGGCTGCTCGCCGAAGAGTGGCAGGGCGTGGGCGACACGCGCCACTGA
- a CDS encoding tetratricopeptide repeat protein — protein MSARIGVAVMAALLLLYIVLVGQRAWALLNSGDGVGIAMGAALVVLPAIAVWGLGRELWFGVRADQLGRRLEAEGGLPEEVVALRPSGRVVRDDADALFATYRDAAEAHPDDWAAWYRLGLVYDAAGDRRRARHAVRTAIRLESASR, from the coding sequence ATGAGCGCGCGCATCGGCGTCGCCGTCATGGCGGCGCTCCTTCTGCTGTACATCGTCCTGGTCGGCCAGCGCGCGTGGGCGCTGCTGAACTCGGGCGACGGGGTCGGGATCGCGATGGGCGCAGCGCTCGTCGTGCTGCCGGCCATCGCCGTGTGGGGGCTCGGCCGCGAGCTGTGGTTCGGCGTGCGCGCCGACCAGCTGGGACGCCGCCTCGAGGCGGAGGGCGGGTTGCCCGAGGAGGTCGTGGCGCTGCGTCCGAGCGGTCGCGTGGTGCGCGACGACGCCGACGCGCTGTTCGCGACGTACCGCGACGCCGCCGAGGCGCACCCCGACGACTGGGCCGCGTGGTACCGGCTCGGGCTCGTCTACGACGCCGCCGGCGACCGCCGTCGAGCCCGCCACGCGGTGCGGACGGCGATCCGTCTGGAGTCCGCCTCGCGCTGA
- a CDS encoding GNAT family N-acetyltransferase, with product MVQLRESPADAPDAQALLAEYFRARAAGFADQSITYTTTFPDVAAFTPPRGVFVIVDDDAGSAVGCGGIRSIPAGPLGARYEVKHLFLRPETRGRGWGVLLMDELERRARAFGAAELVLDTHHSLEAAAALYARSGFTAIEPYNDNPNATRWYGKPLATG from the coding sequence GTGGTCCAGCTGCGCGAATCCCCCGCCGACGCCCCCGACGCACAGGCGCTGCTCGCCGAGTACTTCCGGGCGCGCGCGGCCGGCTTCGCGGACCAGTCCATCACCTATACGACGACGTTTCCGGACGTCGCCGCGTTCACGCCTCCCCGCGGCGTCTTCGTGATCGTCGACGACGACGCGGGCTCCGCGGTCGGATGCGGCGGCATCCGCAGCATCCCCGCAGGCCCGCTGGGCGCGCGCTACGAGGTGAAGCATCTGTTCCTGCGGCCCGAGACGCGCGGCCGCGGCTGGGGCGTGCTGCTGATGGACGAGCTCGAGCGCCGGGCGCGCGCCTTCGGCGCCGCCGAACTCGTCCTCGACACCCACCATTCCCTCGAGGCCGCCGCGGCGCTCTACGCACGCTCGGGCTTCACCGCCATCGAGCCGTACAACGACAACCCCAACGCGACGCGCTGGTACGGCAAGCCGCTCGCGACCGGCTGA
- a CDS encoding amidohydrolase has translation MTEPADLVIVNGRVFDGRVRTHHTAVASTGERIVRVGSDEQVRELMTDRTRVIDAAGGLIHPGFVDAHVHAVFAGVERLSLDLTPAQSVEETLDLVRAGAQRTATDWLTGGGWSHELFPAPTREMLDAIVPDRPVALSDAGHHTLWVNSKALELAGVDRDTPVPANGHIHVDADGEPTGYLNETAAELVGRIIPPATDDEMHAGLLNAQEYLWSLGVTGWHEAILGEFNGKADCTPAYLRAIADGSLTSTTSGALWVPRGLALEDVPALVTRFIELREDNRTLGFDTSTAKAMIDGVPHGETAALLEPYCNHSDDGFAGELHFDEDTIRAFVTQLDAAGFSLHLHIMGDRGIRVALDAIETARAVNGSGPRHHIAHLSIVQPDDARRFGPLGITANIQGLWAAPDPFVVDLIGEERMRHGYPFRTMADGGADLAMGSDWPVSPADPWLAIHVTVNRWAPLPPGAPSTPPAPGAQPPTLDAEHQSLTLEQSLAAYTSGSAQLVLGRPGRIRVGERADLAVASVDPFDEPAESIHTVRTATTVVGGEVMFES, from the coding sequence ATGACCGAACCGGCAGATCTCGTCATCGTGAACGGACGGGTCTTCGACGGCAGAGTCCGCACACACCACACCGCCGTCGCCTCGACCGGCGAGCGCATCGTCCGGGTCGGGTCCGATGAGCAGGTCCGCGAACTGATGACCGACCGCACGCGCGTGATCGATGCCGCGGGAGGCCTCATCCACCCCGGCTTCGTCGACGCCCACGTGCACGCGGTGTTCGCGGGCGTCGAGCGGCTGAGCCTCGATCTGACCCCCGCGCAGAGCGTCGAGGAGACCCTCGACCTCGTCCGCGCCGGTGCCCAGCGCACCGCCACCGACTGGCTGACGGGTGGCGGGTGGAGTCACGAACTCTTCCCCGCTCCCACACGCGAGATGCTCGACGCCATCGTCCCCGACCGGCCCGTCGCGCTCAGCGACGCCGGACACCACACGCTGTGGGTCAACTCGAAGGCGCTCGAGCTCGCGGGGGTGGACCGCGACACCCCGGTTCCCGCCAACGGGCACATCCACGTGGATGCCGACGGAGAGCCCACGGGATACCTCAATGAGACCGCCGCCGAGCTGGTCGGCCGCATCATCCCGCCCGCGACCGACGACGAGATGCACGCCGGGCTGCTCAACGCACAGGAGTACCTCTGGTCGCTGGGCGTCACCGGATGGCACGAGGCGATCCTCGGTGAGTTCAACGGCAAGGCCGACTGCACACCCGCCTACCTGCGCGCGATCGCCGACGGAAGCCTCACGAGCACCACCTCCGGCGCGCTGTGGGTCCCGCGCGGCCTCGCCCTCGAGGACGTGCCGGCGCTCGTGACGCGCTTCATCGAGCTGCGAGAAGACAACAGGACGCTCGGGTTCGACACGTCGACGGCGAAGGCCATGATCGACGGCGTCCCGCACGGCGAGACCGCCGCGCTCCTCGAGCCGTACTGCAACCACAGCGACGACGGCTTCGCGGGCGAACTGCACTTCGACGAGGACACCATCCGCGCGTTCGTGACGCAGCTCGACGCCGCGGGGTTCTCCTTGCACCTGCACATCATGGGCGATCGCGGCATCCGCGTCGCGCTCGACGCGATCGAGACCGCGCGCGCCGTGAACGGCTCCGGCCCTCGTCACCACATCGCCCACCTCTCGATAGTCCAGCCCGACGACGCGCGCCGCTTCGGGCCGCTCGGGATCACCGCGAACATCCAGGGCCTGTGGGCGGCACCGGATCCGTTCGTGGTCGACCTCATCGGCGAGGAGCGGATGCGGCACGGCTACCCGTTCCGCACCATGGCCGACGGCGGCGCCGATCTCGCCATGGGCTCGGACTGGCCGGTGTCGCCCGCCGACCCGTGGCTCGCGATCCACGTCACGGTCAACCGCTGGGCGCCGCTCCCCCCGGGAGCGCCTTCGACGCCGCCCGCCCCCGGTGCTCAGCCGCCGACGCTCGACGCCGAGCACCAGTCGCTCACGCTGGAGCAGTCGCTCGCCGCCTACACGAGCGGGTCCGCACAGCTCGTCCTCGGCCGACCCGGGCGAATCAGGGTGGGCGAGCGCGCCGACCTCGCCGTGGCGAGCGTCGACCCTTTCGACGAACCCGCCGAGTCCATCCACACCGTGCGCACCGCCACCACGGTCGTCGGCGGTGAGGTGATGTTCGAGTCCTGA
- the dapB gene encoding 4-hydroxy-tetrahydrodipicolinate reductase codes for MTTRVAIVGGTGKLGSVIRDVVESHEDYEVVAVLGSDSSLDELGGADLVVDATTPAVSGDVVQAAIDRGLNVLVGTSGWSAERIALVKPRIAEAEIGAVFIPNFSLGSVVASALAAAASVLFPSVEIVEAHRDTKIDSPSGTAVRTAELIAAARGDIGPVAAPHVDQRARGQQVASVPIHSLRRPGVVARQETILSGPGEALSIVHDTVEPAQAYAPGIRLALDAARDATGIVIGLDSLIDVGVHPRHTHAGPKTSPQGGSGQVARTTPA; via the coding sequence ATGACAACGCGCGTGGCCATCGTCGGCGGAACCGGCAAGCTCGGGAGCGTCATCCGTGACGTCGTGGAGTCCCACGAGGACTACGAGGTGGTCGCGGTGCTGGGCTCCGATTCGTCGCTGGACGAGCTCGGCGGCGCCGACCTCGTCGTCGACGCCACGACGCCCGCCGTGTCGGGCGACGTCGTGCAGGCCGCGATCGACCGGGGACTGAATGTCCTCGTCGGCACGAGCGGCTGGTCGGCCGAGCGCATCGCGCTCGTGAAGCCGCGCATCGCAGAGGCCGAGATCGGTGCGGTGTTCATCCCCAACTTCTCGCTCGGATCGGTCGTCGCCTCTGCCCTGGCCGCGGCGGCATCCGTCCTGTTCCCCTCGGTCGAGATCGTCGAGGCCCATCGCGACACCAAGATCGATTCGCCCAGTGGCACCGCCGTGCGCACGGCCGAGCTCATCGCTGCCGCGCGCGGCGACATCGGGCCGGTAGCGGCCCCCCACGTCGACCAGCGGGCGCGCGGTCAGCAGGTCGCGAGCGTGCCGATCCACTCGCTGCGGCGCCCGGGTGTCGTCGCTCGGCAGGAGACGATCCTGTCGGGGCCCGGCGAGGCGCTGTCGATCGTGCACGACACCGTGGAGCCCGCGCAGGCCTACGCCCCCGGCATCCGCCTCGCCCTCGACGCCGCCCGCGATGCGACGGGGATCGTCATCGGGCTCGACAGCCTCATCGACGTCGGCGTCCACCCGCGTCACACCCACGCCGGACCCAAGACCAGCCCGCAGGGCGGCTCGGGTCAGGTCGCCCGCACGACCCCCGCATGA